One stretch of Paenibacillus sp. AN1007 DNA includes these proteins:
- a CDS encoding metal ABC transporter ATP-binding protein, translating into MSDINVKQQPIVNTSSDRLGQGTKNPSSPLIVRNLAVAYHKKPVLSNVTFDVPEGQLIGILGPNGAGKSTLIKAVLGLVPKMHGDIEIFGQSYREARRRIGYVPQRESVDWDFPTHALDVVMMGRYGHLGWFRRPGKKEKDMAAHCLEQVGMGDYMYRQISQLSGGQQQRVFLARALVQQADLYFMDEPFAGVDATTEKAIISLLEELKKQGKTVLVVHHDLATVEEYFDHVLLLNGRMVAAGATSEVFTPDSLQETYGGRIAMIGSRTEKGQV; encoded by the coding sequence ATGAGTGATATAAATGTGAAACAGCAGCCAATAGTGAATACGTCCAGTGATCGGCTTGGACAAGGAACGAAGAATCCATCTTCTCCTCTTATTGTAAGGAATCTGGCTGTGGCTTATCACAAAAAGCCGGTGCTCAGTAATGTAACTTTTGATGTTCCCGAGGGACAGCTGATTGGCATTCTTGGGCCAAACGGAGCCGGTAAATCCACATTAATCAAAGCCGTTCTGGGACTTGTGCCCAAAATGCACGGTGACATAGAAATTTTCGGACAGTCCTATCGTGAAGCACGCCGGCGTATCGGCTATGTTCCGCAGCGGGAGTCCGTAGACTGGGATTTCCCGACGCATGCGTTAGATGTAGTTATGATGGGACGATACGGGCATCTGGGCTGGTTTCGCCGTCCTGGTAAAAAGGAAAAGGATATGGCGGCTCACTGCCTCGAGCAGGTGGGTATGGGAGATTATATGTATCGGCAGATCAGCCAGCTGTCAGGAGGTCAGCAGCAGCGTGTATTTCTAGCGCGGGCTTTGGTGCAGCAGGCAGATCTGTATTTCATGGATGAGCCGTTTGCTGGCGTGGATGCTACGACGGAGAAAGCGATCATCTCGCTGCTGGAAGAACTGAAAAAGCAGGGGAAAACGGTGCTGGTTGTCCATCATGATCTGGCCACAGTAGAAGAATACTTCGATCATGTACTGCTGCTCAACGGTCGTATGGTAGCAGCTGGAGCTACAAGCGAAGTATTCACGCCCGATTCATTACAGGAGACGTACGGAGGCCGGATTGCAATGATTGGCAGCCGGACGGAGAAAGGTCAGG